A stretch of Heptranchias perlo isolate sHepPer1 chromosome 1, sHepPer1.hap1, whole genome shotgun sequence DNA encodes these proteins:
- the LOC137321093 gene encoding zinc finger and BTB domain-containing protein 7C isoform X1: MLRNRLWLQRPLCTKMASAADDLIGIPFPDHSTELLCSLNEQRQDGLLCDVVLIVKDQEYRTHRSILAACSKYFKTLFTTDTLADQHNVYQIDFVTPEALSAILEFAYTSTLTISSSNVKDVLSAAQLLEIQCVIQVCVDIMESSGGVSNDRGDPEKQSNQNLEDNLLQEDFRESPQQGLEESPQQDLGKPPQEPVNKSEESFQEGHHWNKECDFQNALTSKLIEKQYTEPPREFFSQFTVNGPGGRLGPVRDFSLESLLKEEISSRGNLLNGRTSMSPLRPGFFPPFWNGGYHGFPQLAEHQDVDQLPLNLVVKKEKIKEEVKEDLPSTASLCDFFKGIMVGNSRNNLGAVKEELDFNSYLNILDPSYLAAVYPTWPLEYEKKMRPKASQQCPICNKVIQGAGKLPRHMRTHTGEKPYICNICEVRFTRQDKLKIHMRKHTGERPYTCIHCNARFVHNYDLKNHMRIHTGIRPYQCEHCYKSFTRSDHLHRHIKRQSCRLPRPRRGRRPAAWRSASLLYSQGGPSQGTHSNESGTNILPREGNRLPNARKVEPGNPEKYFNGDVRNSKNFIGEAAAKERESSTASMLNRNHIVDERDRDIFAAFTLSHNNTFSHLPRQYYSTGDPWGVRFNPAASIQEASK; encoded by the exons ACCTCTTTGTACAAAGATGGCCAGTGCGGCTGATGATCTCATTGGGATTCCATTTCCAGACCATAGCACCGAGCTCCTTTGTAGTTTGAATGAACAGAGGCAGGATGGCCTTCTCTGTGATGTTGTCCTGATAGTAAAGGATCAGGAATACAGGACCCACAGGTCAATCCTTGCTGCATGTAGCAAATACTTCAAGACACTGTTCACCACAGACACTCTTGCAGACCAACATAATGTTTACCAGATTGACTTTGTGACACCAGAGGCACTTTCTGCAATTTTGGAGTTTGCTTATACATCAACCCTCACTATTAGCAGCTCAAATGTAAAGGATGTTTTAAGTGCAGCACAGCTGTTAGAGATTCAGTGTGTTATCCAAGTATGTGTTGATATCATGGAGTCAAGTGGTGGGGTGAGCAATGATAGAGGAGATCCAGAAAAACAATCCAACCAAAATCTTGAAGACAATCTGCTCCAAGAAGATTTCAGAGAATCCCCCCAACAAGGTCTCGAAGAATCTCCCCAACAAGATCTTGGAAAACCTCCTCAAGAACCTGTCAATAAATCTGAAGAAAGTTTCCAAGAAGGTCATCACTGGAATAAGGAATGTGATTTTCAAAACGCTTTGACCAGCAAGCTTATAGAAAAGCAATACACAGAACCGCCTCGGGAGTTTTTTAGCCAATTTACAGTTAATGGTCCTGGCGGTCGCTTGGGTCCTGTACGTGATTTCTCCTTAGAGTCTCTGTTAAAAGAAGAGATAAGTTCTAGAGGGAATTTGCTGAATGGAAGGACCAGCATGTCTCCACTAAGACCAGGATTCTTTCCTCCCTTCTGGAATGGAGGTTATCATGGTTTTCCTCAGCTTGCAGAACACCAAGATGTGGACCAATTGCCTCTTAATCTAGTAGTGAAAAAGGAAAAGATCAAGGAGGAAGTCAAGGAGGATCTGCCTTCAACCGCAAGTCTTTGTGACTTTTTTAAAGGTATTATGGTGGGAAACAGCCGGAATAACCTTGGAGCTGTAAAGGAAGAGCTAGACTTTAATTCCTATCTGAATATACTAGATCCTTCCTATTTGGCAGCAGTCTATCCAACTTGGCCGTTGGAATATGAGAAAAAGATGAGACCCAAGGCATCTCAGCAGTGCCCTATCTGCAACAAAGTGATCCAGGGAGCAGGGAAGTTACCACGACACATGCGAACACATACAGGGGAGAAACCATACATTTGCAATATATGTGAAGTCCGCTTTACCAG ACAAGACAAGCTGAAGATTCACATGCGAAAGCATACTGGGGAAAGACCCTACACGTGCATTCATTGCAACGCCAGATTTGTGCACAACTACGACCTAAAGAACCACATGCGGATACACACGGGAATCCGTCCCTACCAATGCGAGCACTGCTACAAGAGCTTCACCCGCTCTGACCACCTGCACAGACACATCAAGAGGCAGAGTTGCCGCTTGCCACGACCTCGTCGGGGCCGAAGGCCTGCCGCCTGGCGCTCCGCTAGCCTCCTCTACTCACAGGGTGGCCCATCCCAGGgcacacattccaatgaaagtggCACCAACATCCTGCCGAGAGAAGGGAACAGGCTTCCAAATGCAAGGAAGGTGGAGCCAGGCAACCCTGAGAAGTACTTTAATGGAGATGTTCGAAATTCCAAGAACTTCATCGGCGAAGCAGCAGCAAAGGAAAGAGAAAGCTCCACAGCTAGCATGTTGAACAGGAACCATATTGTCGATGAAAGGGACAGAGACATCTTTGCTGCATTTACCCTGTCTCACAACAATACTTTCTCTCATCTACCCCGACAGTACTATTCAACAGGTGATCCATGGGGCGTGCGATTTAACCCTGCTGCCTCTATTCAGGAGGCGAGTAAGTAA
- the LOC137321093 gene encoding zinc finger and BTB domain-containing protein 7C isoform X2, whose protein sequence is MASAADDLIGIPFPDHSTELLCSLNEQRQDGLLCDVVLIVKDQEYRTHRSILAACSKYFKTLFTTDTLADQHNVYQIDFVTPEALSAILEFAYTSTLTISSSNVKDVLSAAQLLEIQCVIQVCVDIMESSGGVSNDRGDPEKQSNQNLEDNLLQEDFRESPQQGLEESPQQDLGKPPQEPVNKSEESFQEGHHWNKECDFQNALTSKLIEKQYTEPPREFFSQFTVNGPGGRLGPVRDFSLESLLKEEISSRGNLLNGRTSMSPLRPGFFPPFWNGGYHGFPQLAEHQDVDQLPLNLVVKKEKIKEEVKEDLPSTASLCDFFKGIMVGNSRNNLGAVKEELDFNSYLNILDPSYLAAVYPTWPLEYEKKMRPKASQQCPICNKVIQGAGKLPRHMRTHTGEKPYICNICEVRFTRQDKLKIHMRKHTGERPYTCIHCNARFVHNYDLKNHMRIHTGIRPYQCEHCYKSFTRSDHLHRHIKRQSCRLPRPRRGRRPAAWRSASLLYSQGGPSQGTHSNESGTNILPREGNRLPNARKVEPGNPEKYFNGDVRNSKNFIGEAAAKERESSTASMLNRNHIVDERDRDIFAAFTLSHNNTFSHLPRQYYSTGDPWGVRFNPAASIQEASK, encoded by the exons ATGGCCAGTGCGGCTGATGATCTCATTGGGATTCCATTTCCAGACCATAGCACCGAGCTCCTTTGTAGTTTGAATGAACAGAGGCAGGATGGCCTTCTCTGTGATGTTGTCCTGATAGTAAAGGATCAGGAATACAGGACCCACAGGTCAATCCTTGCTGCATGTAGCAAATACTTCAAGACACTGTTCACCACAGACACTCTTGCAGACCAACATAATGTTTACCAGATTGACTTTGTGACACCAGAGGCACTTTCTGCAATTTTGGAGTTTGCTTATACATCAACCCTCACTATTAGCAGCTCAAATGTAAAGGATGTTTTAAGTGCAGCACAGCTGTTAGAGATTCAGTGTGTTATCCAAGTATGTGTTGATATCATGGAGTCAAGTGGTGGGGTGAGCAATGATAGAGGAGATCCAGAAAAACAATCCAACCAAAATCTTGAAGACAATCTGCTCCAAGAAGATTTCAGAGAATCCCCCCAACAAGGTCTCGAAGAATCTCCCCAACAAGATCTTGGAAAACCTCCTCAAGAACCTGTCAATAAATCTGAAGAAAGTTTCCAAGAAGGTCATCACTGGAATAAGGAATGTGATTTTCAAAACGCTTTGACCAGCAAGCTTATAGAAAAGCAATACACAGAACCGCCTCGGGAGTTTTTTAGCCAATTTACAGTTAATGGTCCTGGCGGTCGCTTGGGTCCTGTACGTGATTTCTCCTTAGAGTCTCTGTTAAAAGAAGAGATAAGTTCTAGAGGGAATTTGCTGAATGGAAGGACCAGCATGTCTCCACTAAGACCAGGATTCTTTCCTCCCTTCTGGAATGGAGGTTATCATGGTTTTCCTCAGCTTGCAGAACACCAAGATGTGGACCAATTGCCTCTTAATCTAGTAGTGAAAAAGGAAAAGATCAAGGAGGAAGTCAAGGAGGATCTGCCTTCAACCGCAAGTCTTTGTGACTTTTTTAAAGGTATTATGGTGGGAAACAGCCGGAATAACCTTGGAGCTGTAAAGGAAGAGCTAGACTTTAATTCCTATCTGAATATACTAGATCCTTCCTATTTGGCAGCAGTCTATCCAACTTGGCCGTTGGAATATGAGAAAAAGATGAGACCCAAGGCATCTCAGCAGTGCCCTATCTGCAACAAAGTGATCCAGGGAGCAGGGAAGTTACCACGACACATGCGAACACATACAGGGGAGAAACCATACATTTGCAATATATGTGAAGTCCGCTTTACCAG ACAAGACAAGCTGAAGATTCACATGCGAAAGCATACTGGGGAAAGACCCTACACGTGCATTCATTGCAACGCCAGATTTGTGCACAACTACGACCTAAAGAACCACATGCGGATACACACGGGAATCCGTCCCTACCAATGCGAGCACTGCTACAAGAGCTTCACCCGCTCTGACCACCTGCACAGACACATCAAGAGGCAGAGTTGCCGCTTGCCACGACCTCGTCGGGGCCGAAGGCCTGCCGCCTGGCGCTCCGCTAGCCTCCTCTACTCACAGGGTGGCCCATCCCAGGgcacacattccaatgaaagtggCACCAACATCCTGCCGAGAGAAGGGAACAGGCTTCCAAATGCAAGGAAGGTGGAGCCAGGCAACCCTGAGAAGTACTTTAATGGAGATGTTCGAAATTCCAAGAACTTCATCGGCGAAGCAGCAGCAAAGGAAAGAGAAAGCTCCACAGCTAGCATGTTGAACAGGAACCATATTGTCGATGAAAGGGACAGAGACATCTTTGCTGCATTTACCCTGTCTCACAACAATACTTTCTCTCATCTACCCCGACAGTACTATTCAACAGGTGATCCATGGGGCGTGCGATTTAACCCTGCTGCCTCTATTCAGGAGGCGAGTAAGTAA